The genomic window ACAGCTATTTTACAAAGTGTGAGGAGAGGTGTTTTACAAAGTGTGAGGGGAGGTGTTTTACAAAAGGACAGGGGAAGGTATTTTCGAAAGGTTGAAAATAAgatattttacaaagagtgaggaaccaaaaaaaaaatataagaagtATTTCACAAAGTGTGTCGAAGCGCTTCTTTCAAAAGTGTTGAAAAAAGAATGTAAGAGAACATCTTCTATTTAACATGAAATAACAAGACTCTACCACTAGTAGATAGGAACCAAATTTCGATTTCTTAAAGATTATTGAGCTCTAATTGCACTAATTCTCATGAAATAAGCAACTCTAATAGCACTAATTCCCATGAAATAAGCAACGCTAATAGCATTAATTCCCATGAAATAAGCAACTCAATAGCACTAATTACCATGAAATAAGGAACTCTAATAGCACTAATTCCCATGAAATGAGCAACTCTAATTGCACTAATTCCCATGAAATGAGCAACTCTAATTGCACTAATTCCCATGAAATAAGCAACTCAATAGCACTAATTACCATGAAATAAGGAACTCTAATAGCACTAATTCCCATGAAATAAGCAACTCTAATTGCACTAATTCTCATGAAATGAACAAGTAACACAAACAGATTACGGGGCGGGGAAAAATAAGGCGTTCTTTTAAAAGACAAAAATATTTAAGACAAATAAAAAAACTTATTCCATAtattcaatattaatcttcagattataatatataatataaccaAAAATATTTTTAATCCATTTGCTACTTATAGAGTTAAAGTGTACAGAAAAAAATGGTGATATATGAGAGCTAAAAAGAGTCGTATAGGCTCTATACGCTCTTTCCTCCAAGTTGTCTTatcttgaaaatgttgaaaatttgtCTTAACTTTTGAAAGTATCTTCATGAGGTTACTTAGCGGAGGCGCTCAGGTTCTTGAATGAATTCCTTTTAACTTAATTTCCTGTTTTTTTTGGTGTTTAACTTGTGTAAGTTATGGCGGCGGTGGTTCAGGAGTCCCGTGTGGTAACAGCCTCCCTCACCTAATTGATTTCTTCATCTTTATGCTGCCTGAGTGGCGGAAATAATGAGATAATTAGAGTGGAGGATGATTGAGGAATGTTGTAGGAGGATCTGAACGACCTGAAGGAGGATCTGAACGATTTGAAGGAGGATCTGAACGATTTGAAGGAGGATCTGAACGACCTGAAGGAGGATCTGAACGACTTGAAGGAGGATCTGAACGACCTAAAGGAGGATCTGAACGTCTTGTAGGAGGATCTGAACGTCTTCAAGGAGGATCTGAACGATTTGAAGGAGGATCTGAACGATTTGAAGGAGGATCTGAACGATTTGAAGGAGGATCTGAACGACTTGAAGGAGGATCTGAACGACTTGAAGGAGGATCTGAACGACCTAAAGGAGGATCTGAACGACCTGAAGGAGGATCTGAACGTCTTGAAGGAGGATCTGAACGACCTGAAGGAGGATCTGAACGACTTGAAGGAGGATCTGAACGATTTGAAGGAGGATCTGAACGACCTGAAGCAAGATCTGAACGACTTGAAGGAGGATCTGAACGTCTTGAAGGAGGATCTTAACGACCTGAAGGAGGATCTAAACGACCTGAAGCAAGATCTGAACCAGTTACGAGAgctggaagaaaaatccaaccgTTTTGCCTAACCTAAAAcgcacgaacccaagcaacccatcgAACCTATCGACGAAAATACACAGAAAACGTCATTATGAAAGTATTTTAGTTCCCCATACGTCGCGTTATACGAGGATTGACCGATTCCGTTGGAAATGCGACGTAATAGGCGAGAGAACttgggggatgggtggggggggggggtgatggtacagtgtgataACCGTACAAGCAGAGGAACAAGCAGAAGCTAacgatacctcttgataaga from Procambarus clarkii isolate CNS0578487 chromosome 94, FALCON_Pclarkii_2.0, whole genome shotgun sequence includes these protein-coding regions:
- the LOC138360040 gene encoding leucine zipper protein 4-like — protein: MEGSTRQHHLKHSPGSPDAHLRLQRDAGGGGSERPEGGSERFEGGSERFEGGSERPEGGSERLEGGSERPKGGSERLVGGSERLQGGSERFEGGSERFEGGSERFEGGSERLEGGSERLEGGSERPKGGSERPEGGSERLEGGSERPEGGSERLEGGSERFEGGSERPEARSERLEGGSERLEGGS